The genomic segment CGAGGGCGCTGAGGAGGCGCGGCGCGATCGCCAGCTGCACCACCAGCGAGACCACGTTGAGCACGAGGTAGAACTGGCTGAAGAACGGTCCGAGCTCGGCCGTGCTCAGCTCGCGGTCGATCGTCGCCTTGAAGACGTAGTCGACCATGATCGCCGTGATGGACGTCAGGGCGACGAGGAGCAGCAGCCGGCCGACGTAACCGCGGCGCCCGCGCACGGACTGCTCGTCCGGCTCGCTGCGCGTGGGCTCGGCCGCCACGGGCTCGGGGCTCGGGACGCAGAGCCCGGGGATGGCCGCGGTGATCGCGAGCAGGCCCGCGCCGACGAGCACCAGGCCACGCGGAGGCAGCCAGCCCTGCGCCACGCTGGCGATGGACGCGCCGGCCACCGCGCCGAGCGAGCCGCCGGCCGCGATGCGCGCGTACAGCTGCCTCGCCTCCGCGACGGTGAAGAGGTCGGCCAGCAGCCGCCAGAACTGGGCCACCGCGAACGTCGCGACCAGCCCCGTCCAGATGTAGAAGGCGTGGGCGATGAGGAACGTGTCCTCGTCGAAGCCCACCCAGAAGCAGACCGTGCCCCCGGAGGCGAAGAGCAGGGTGAAGACCGAGATGCGGCGCTTGTCGAACCGCTCGATCAGGAAGCGGTCGATCTGCGCGGCCACCCAGGCGGCGGCGGCGATGCCCAGATACGTGAAGGGCAGCTGCTCGGCGGGGAGGTGGGTGAGGAAGAGCGCGTCGCGCGCGACCTCGAGGACCGTGTGCCCCGCCAGGAGCGTGAAGAGAGTCGCCGCGGCCGCCAGCGCGTGGCGGCCGTTCTCGATGCCGTGGCCCGGCGAGAGCCTCTCCAGAAAACGGCGCATGGTCCCGCCCGGAGTATGGACCGTGATGGTCCATCGCGTCGCTTCTGCGTCAGCGCCGCTCTAGAGAGGCGCTCCGCCTACCTCCCGTCGCCTGCCGTTTCCTGCGATTCCTGGACCGCGTTGCTTCCTCGGTCACGTGCTGAGAGCACGCTCCCTCGTCGCGCCTTGCCCAGAAACCGCAGGAAACGGCATGCTCGGTCCGGCAAGCGGTTCGACTCTCTGGCACCCCGTCGCGTTCTTCGGCGGCGGGGCGGAGAGTCAGCGCGGGATCAGGCGGCCAGGGCGTCGCGCGCGCAGGCCCGCGCCATCGGCGCGGCCTTGGCCTTCTCGAGGGCCTTGCGCATCTTCAGCAGCGCCTTGGCCTCGATCTGCCGGACCCGCTCGCCGCTGACCGAGAGGGCCTCGCCGATCTCGCGGAGGCTGCGACGCTCGTCGCTGAGCACGCGCTCCTTGACGATGCGGCGCTCGCGCGCGTCGAGCACCGAGAGGGCGTGCTCGGCCAGCTCCATCGCGACGCGACGGCGCTCCTCCTGGGCCGCGGCCTCCTCGGGCGTGGCGTGGTCGGCCGGATCGTGGCCCGCGCGCGGGTCGTCGACCGCGATCGGCACGTCCGGGTAGCTCAGCTCGTGCTGCACCGCGAGGACCTCCTCGACGCTCACCTCGAGCACCTCGGCGAGCTCCTCGGCGGTCACGTGGTCGCCCTTCTTCTGCTCCATCTGGCGCGCCGTCTTGCGGAGCCGCTGGCGCAGCTTGCGCATGTTGCGGGTCTTGCTCGGCGTCACCATGCGGCGGTTCGCGCGGACGTAGCGCTGCATGTAGTAGCGCACCCACCAGCGCGCGTAGGTCGAGAATCGCGTGCCGCGCTCCGGATCGAACCGGCCGGCCGCGTCGAGGAGACCCACGAAGCCTTCGTGGATCAGGTCCTCGCGCGGGGCGCCGGGGCGTCCGTAGCGCTTCGCCATCGCCGCGACGAGCGGGCGGTGGCGCACGACGAGCTCGTGCAGCGCCCTCGGGCAGCCGTTGCGCAGCCGCTCCGTCAGCGCTTGTTCTTCTTCACGGGTCAAGGCATCTCGGCGTTCGGTCATCGTCATGGGTCCCCCCCTCCGCAACCGCGATGCCAGCCGGATCGAGTGGGCGAGGCGCCCAAACGCGGCCGGATGTGCGATGGCGTTTTCCCCCGCCCGTGGCGATTCGCCACGCGCACTCCGTCGACCTTTCCTCGGCCGGTCTCGCTGCTAGCATCCGCGCGACATGCAAGCGCGCGGCGACTTCATCGACGGGAGCTTCCACGCTCCCACCGGAGACACTTTCACGAGCCACGACCCCGCCCGAGGCGGTCAGGTCGTGCTGGAGACGGCGGGCTCGCCCGAGCGCGTGGGCCAGGCCTGCGAGGCCGCGGCCGCCGCCCAGCCCGCGTGGGCCGGCCTCGACTTCGACGCCCGGCTCGCGGCGCTGATGCGCTTTCGCGCCGCCCTCGCCGAACGCGAGGATGGGCTGAGCGAGGCGATCAGCCGCGAGATGGGCAAGATCCGGAGCGAGGCCCGGACGGAGATCAAGGCGCTCGTGGGGCGCTTCGCCCTGGTCGAAGGCCAGGTCCGCGCGGAGCTGAGCGGCGGCGCCATCCCGGGCTTCCCGGCCGAGGTCATCCGCTACCGACCCCACGGCGTGGTCGGCGTGCTCGGCCCGTTCAACTTCCCCCTGCACCTCTGCCACGCGCACGTCGTGCCGGCGCTCCTCCTGGGCAACACGGTCGTGATCAAGCCGAGCGAGATCACGCCCCTGTCCGGGGAGCGCTACGCGGAGGCGGCCCAGGCGGCCGGGCTGCCGCAGGGCGTCTTGAACGTGGTGCAGGGCGGCGGCGCGGTCGGCGCGGCCATCGTCGCGAACCCGCACGTGCGCGGCCTCGCCTTCACCGGCTCCTGGGGCACCGGGCGGCGCATCTCCGAGGCGGCGCTCGACCGGCCCGACATGCTGCTCGCGCTCGAGATGGGCGGCAAGAACATGTGCGTCGTCCGCGAGGACGCCGACCTCCGGCAGGCCATCCACGAGGTGATCACGAGCGGCTACCTGACCACCGGCCAGCGCTGCACCTGCTCCGACCGCGTGCTCGTGCACCGCAGCCTCGCCGGGCGGCTCGTCGACGGCCTGCGCGCGGTGCTGGCGGAGCTGTCCTTCGGAGACCCCGAGGACCCGGCCTCGTTCGCCGGCCCGCTCGCCACGATCGCGGCGCGGGATCGCTTCGTGAAGACCCTCGAGCAGGCCCGCGCGAAGGGCGCCGAGCCGATCGTCCCCGGCGGCGCACGTGAGGGCGGGGCGTTCGTCGCGCCCTCGCTCCACCGCCTGGCCGACGGAGTGCACGAGCTGGCCGGATACACCGACGAGGAGCTCTTCGGCCCCGATCTCTGCGTCGAGACCTTCGATGACGACGACGAAGCGATAGCGGCGCTCAACGCGTCGCCCTACGGCTTCGCATACAGCATCTTCACCCAGGACCTGGAGCGCTTCGGCCACTACGAGCGGCAGGTGCGCACCGGGATCCTCAACCGCAACCGGAGCACCAACAAGGCCAGCCCGCGCCTGCCCTTCGGCGGGGTGAAGAAGAGCGGCAACTTCCGTCCCGCGGGCGCCTGGGCCGGGCGCAATCTCGCCTATCCCATGGCGGAGATCCACAACGGCGCCGGGGTCTACGACCGCCACGCGCACATCGAGCCGCTCCTGCCGGCGAGCGACCTGGACCAGCTCGAGGCGCAGCACGCGGGCGAGGAGGAGGCGGAGCTCCGTCGCACGCTCTTCGACACGCCGCGTCCCTTGCAGGTGCTCCTCCCCGAGGGAGGGGAGCTGCCCGAGTCCGACGCGCTGCACGAGCGCTTCTACGCCGGCGACCGCTACGTCAGGGGCGAGAAGAAGCCGCCGGTCTTCGACCACCTCCGCTCGAAGGGCCCGTGGATGGTCTCCATCGACGAGGCGCCGATGAGCGTGATCGACGGGATGAGCCAGACGGCGACCATCCCGGCCGGCTTTGGCGCCGACGCCATCGTGCGCGCCTACGTGGAGGGCGACTTCGGCGACGCGCCGCTGAGCAGCGGGGACACTACGCTCGGCGACGACCCCCACGCGCTCGCGTTCGCCGAGACCCTGCGCGGGCTCGCCCCGGGGCTGCCCACGGTGAGCTTCGTCAACAGCGGCGCGGAGGCGAACGAGAAGGCTTACGCGCTCTGCCGGCTACAGAAGCCGGAGCGCACCAAGCTGCTCGCGTTCGAGGGCAGCTTCCACGGCCGCACGATGCTCGCGCTCTACGCGAGCTGGAATCCGTCCAAGCGCGTGCCCTTCCAGATCGCCGGCTACGAGGTCGACTTCGCGAAGGCCCCTTCGCGGGAGGTCTTCGAGGACGGCGAGCCCATCGAGCCCGAGGGCTGGACGGAGGTCTGGGGCGGCGGCGACGTCGAGGCGGCCAAAGCCCGCTGGGGCAGCTCCCCCGACCCGCTCCTCGCGGCCGAGGTCGCCGCGCTCGCCGACGTGGACGAGCGCCTGGCCACCGAGACGCACTTCGCGGTCGTGATCGAGCCCATGCAGAGCGAGGGCGGCGATCGATACGTCAGCGCGCGCTACCAACGCGCGCTCCGGCTGCTGACGCGCGCCCGCGACGTGCCGCTCGTCGTCGACGAGGTGCAGTGCGGCTTCGGCCTCGGGGGACCGTTCCTCTGGCACCAGCGCTTCGGCTACGTCGACCGCGACGGTCAGCCCGACACGCCGGACTGCGTCTGCTTCGCGAAGCGCGCGCAGGTCGGCGTGTGCATGAGCGTCTTCGAGGACCCCGAGCCGACGAGCGCCTTCCCCGCCTCGCTCGCGCGCGGCCGGTTGCACGCCGAGAGCGTCGGCGACGGCAGCGACGCCGCGCGCATCGAGGCCCTCGTGCGGCCGCGGCTCGAGGCGCTGCATCGGCGCTGGAGCCACCGCATCGAGAACCCGCGGAGCGAGGGCTTCGCGCTCGCCTTCGACGTGGCCGACTCGGACACCCTGATGGCCTACCTCGGCCAGCGCTTCTGGCGCGGCGTGGTCGTCTTCGGCGCGGGCTCGCGCACGGTGCGTTACCGGCTGAACAGCAGCTTCGACGCGCGCACGCTCGACACCCTCTTCGAGTCCATGCAGCGCTCGCTCGCGTGGATCGAGGCGCACCCGGGTAAGAAGCCGCCGGCGTGGGAGGACTTCGCGTCCGGCCGGACGGACGACGTCGCCGCGCCGCCGGTCACCGTGCGGGTGGCGGACCCGGCGGAGCGCGAGGCGCTGATGGAGGCCATCGTCGCGCTCGAGGCCGAGGTCTACGAGCCGGCGCGGCGGGACAGCCCGGAGCGCCTCGGGCTCGCCTTCGCCGAGGGCGGCGTGGCGGTGATCGCGGAGACCGAGGAGAGCGGCGACAAGCGGGTGATCGGCACCGCGCTCGCCGCCCCGCTCGAGGCGGTCGAGGGCGTCGACGGGGCGGACCGCGACCCGATGCGCGGCCGGCACAACACGCTCTACTCCCTCGCCGTGACCGTGCACCCGGACTACCAGGGGCACGGGATCGGGCGACGGCTGAAGCTGGCGCAGCTCACGCAGGCCCGCGCGATGAAGAAGGACGGCGCCGGTCGCTACCGCCACGTCACCGCGCGCAACCGCTTGCCCGACGCGAGCTCCATGGCGCGGCTGAACGACTCGCTCGGCGCCTACACGGTGTTCCTGCTCGAGGGTCAGTACGAGGGCGACGGGGTGGCGCGCTACTACCGCCAGCCGCTCGGCCGCTTCGAGCCGGATCCCGTGCGCGTCGTCGAGCGGAGCGCGCCCACGCACGACCTCGCGGCGGGCATCGCCAGGCCCTTCGCCGCTCCGCCGGCGTCGCTGGTGAAGCTCCACGAAGCGGGCGCGCTCTACGGCCCGACCGTCAACAAGGTGACCGTGCTCAACTACCTCACGCCCGCGGTGGTCCGCGCGACGGAGTGGGTGGGCGCGCTGACGCCCAGCTTGCCGCACGCGTATCTCTGCTCGAGCCGGGACGAGACCGTCGACAAGTCGGTCCGCGTGCTGCGGTGGCACCGCCCGCACGCCCAGAAGGTGATCTCCTTCGAGGGCACCTACGTCGGCCACACCGCGTCGGGCGCCCGCTCGATCAGCGATCCGGCGACCCACGCGCAGGGCGCGCCCTACTTCGACTGGCCTCGCGTGCCGCACCCGGCTGACGGGCTCGACGAGAGCCTGTCCGCGCTCCGGAGCGAGATCGAGCGCGCCGGCGGCGGTGATCAGGTGTTCGGGCTCTACCTCGAGGTGGTGCAGGAGCGAACCGGCCGCGTCGTGCCCGACGCGTTCTGGCCCGCGCTCGCGGAGCTGCGCGCGGAGACCGGCGTGCCGGTGGTCGTCGTCGAGACGGCGAGCGCGTACTACCGCTCGGGCCGAGGCGCGTTCGCCCTGGACGGGATCGACTTCCAGCCGGACCTGATGATCTGGTGGACCGGCGGGCAGCTCGGCTTCGTGCACGTCACCACGCCCTACCTCGTGAACAAGCCGCTCACGCTCGTCAGCACCTGGGACGGCGACGAGCTGAGCCTCGTCCAGGCTCACCACCAGCTGCGCGCGGCGCGCGGGCTGGATCTGCAGCCGGCGATCGCGGCGCTCGACGAGGCGCTCGCCGGGGTTCGGAGCCGTGGCCTGGGCCTGCACCGCGTGCTCGAGGGCGTCGACGCGACGCGTCTCGAGGCGGCCGGGATCCGCGGGCGGCGCCTGCCGGGAGATCGCCTGGCGGTCACGCTCCAGCTGGACGCCGCCGCCGCGCAGGCACAGGCCCTGCGCGACGCGTTGGGTTGAGCCGGGTCAGGGCGACGGCGGGCACTCGCCCACCGACGCCACGCTGACGCCCGCGTTGGCGGCCATGCACCCGTTCGAGTGGGTGCGGCCGTCGCAGCCGCAGACGGGGTCGTAGAGCGCGGTGCAGAAGTCGGGGCGCCGCGCGCACATGCCCGTGCCGGCGCAGTCTCCGAGCGCCTTGCCGCAGAACTCCATCGGCCCGCAGTCGCGGTTGGTGGAGCAGCCGCCGGTGCTCGGGCCGCCGTCGGCCACGCCGCCGTCCGCGGTGGTCGGACACGCCCCGCGCCTGCCCCGGCTGGTCCCGGCCGCGTTCGCGAAGCAGTCGTTGTCGTAGGTGACCATGTCGCAGCCGCAGACGGGGTTCACCACGTCCGGGCAGCGCGAGGGCTTCTCGGTGCACTCGCCGTCGAGGTCGCACGCGATCTGAAGGCAGAACTCCGTCCCGGCGCACTCCGCGTTGGTGCGGCACGACGTCGGGCCGGCGTCGACGCCCGAGTCGGTGGACAGGCCGGCGTCCTCGTCGACGGGGCCCGCGTCGTCCGCGGCCGCGTCCTCGCCCACGCTCGCGTCCTCGTCGCCAGCGCTGCCGGAGTCGGCTTCACCGGCGTCGGGATCGGTCGCGCCGGCGTCCGTCGCGGCGTCCATGCCGACGCTCGGGCCCGCGTCGCGGTCGCCCCCCGCGTCGGCGTCACCCCCGCCGCCACACCCCAGGAGACCGACACCCATGAGCGCCCCCACCACGAGCCCCAGGCTTCCGCGATTCATCATCCGGCGGGCGTAGCAGAGCGCGCCGGGTGCCGGCAAGGCGAGGTGCTGGCCGGCCGCGCCGTCCTCGACGAGGCGTCGACCCGCGAGCAGCCGTCAGGGCGCGGGGGCTGACGGAGGCGTGTCCGGGACCGCCCGGGGCTCCGGGCGGGGCGTCGTCAGCCAGCCCGGTCGCGCGCCTGGGCGGTACACGACGCGGTAGTCGTCGTCGCCCGCGGGCCAGCCGAGGAACACGTCGGGCCCGACCTGCTGGAGCACGAGCACGGTGAGCCGCTCGCGCTGGCCGCGTCGCATGCCGACCGCGATCTCCCAGCGCTCGCCGTCGCGCCCGAGGCCGGCCGCGCTGCCCTCGTGCACCTGCTCCCCTTCGCGCATCTCGGCGCGATCCCCGCGAAGTTCGAAGAAGACCAGGTCCCCGTCGTCGGGCTCCTCCGCCACCCACCGGCCCTGGAGGTCTGGCGGCACCGGCCCGGCGCGCCGCGCCACCGCGAGGTCGTCGTCGCCCTCCCGGAAGACGAGCGCGCGCCCGGGCCCGGTGAAGCTCCAGAAGAGCGTGATCGCCTCCGTCTCTCCCGCGCGCGAGAGGCGCAGCCGCTTCATCCCGCCCTCGGCGTCGAGCACCGAGACCTGCGCCTCGGGCTCGTTCGTGCGGGCGGAGCGGGCGGTGCCCTCCCCGTCCGAGAGATCGAAGACCACCTCCACGTCTTCGTCGTCGATCTCGCTCAGCATCCAGCGGCCGTCGAGGCTCGGCGGAGGCGGACGGCGCGCCGTCACCGTCACCTCTCCGGAGGGCTCCGGGCAATCGGCCACGACCCGGGGCGGCGGGGTCGGGCTGGAGGCGCATCCGAGGAAGAGCAGGCTGAACAGAGCGCGTCGCATGGCCCGAGAGTAGCGCGTCGCGGCCCGGTCAGACGGCCGAGCGACGCACGAACCGGTAGAGCGCGGCGGGGCGGTGGTCGACGTCGCGCTGGCGCTCGCCCGTCGCCTCGAGCTGTCCGGACGCGAGCATGCGGCGGCGGAAGCTGTCCTTGTTCAGCGGACGGTCGAGCACGACCTCGTGCACGCGCTGGAGCTGGCGCAGGGTGAAGCGCGGAGGGAGGAGCTGGAACCCGATCGGCGTGTAGTCGAGCTTCCCGCGGATGCGCTTGACCGCCATGCCGAGGATGTCCGCGTGGTCGAACGCAAGCTCGGCCGGCTCACCGTCGATCGACACGTCCACCGGCCCGCCCGTCTCGCCCTCCCAGGGCACCGCGAGGCGCGCCGTCAGGGCGGGGTGTTCCTCCTGGTCGATCGCCTCGAAGCGCTTGGCGTCCACCAGCGCGTAGTGCGCCACGGTGACGACGCGGGTCCGCGGGTCGCGCTCCACCGCGCCGAAGGTGTAGAGCTGCTCCAGGAAGACGTCTCGCAGCCCGGCCTTGGTGAGCAGCACGCGCTCGGCCGCCTCCTCGATCGACTCGTCCATGCGCACGAAGCCGCCGGGCAGGGCGGCCGCGCCGTCCCAGGGGTGCTCGGTGCGACGCACGAGGAGGGTCGCGAGCGCGTCGTCCACCACGCTCAGGAGCGCGACGTCCACCGTGAGCGACGGGCGCTCGTACGCGCTCGCGTCGTAGCCGGCGAGGAACTCGGCTTCGGTCTGGGGCTTCTTCGGTCGGCGTCTCTTGGGGGGTGACTTCGGCATGTTCGCGCGCTCGAGCGTCCGAGGGCATCATCGAGAGATGGATCTCGGACCTTGTACCGCATGCGCGCGCCACGTCCGCCTCGATGAGATGCGCTGCCCGTTCTGTGGTTCCGCCGCGCTCGCGCGCCCCGGCGCCGTCCGGACGGTGAGCCGGCGCGCCTTCACCCGCGCCGCGGTCTTCGTCGGCGCGGCGGTGCTCGGCGCCTGCGGCGGCGACGAGATCGCCTACGAAGGCGAGGAGACGGGGACGGGCGGCGGCGAGGAGACCGACTTCGCCTCCGACACCGACGCCGATGGTTCGGACCCGCAGACGCGCGAGCATGACGAGCGCCAGACGCAGCAGATCCAGGAGCGGGAGCGGCAGGCGGAGGAGCGCCGGCTCCGTGACGAGCGCGCGATGGAGGAGCTCGAGCGGCAGCGGGAGCTCGAGGAGCAGGACTGGCGCGATCAACGCCGGCACCGGAACCCGTGCGTGGACGGCGTGTGCCCGCCCTACGGCACGCCGCCCGCGCGCGACCTGCTGGTCTGAGCTGGCGCGTCCGAGCTGGCAGACGCGCGGCGGCCGGTGCACGCTCCGTTCGTATGGAAGTCCTGACGATCCCCTCCGGTCTCGACGCCCGCGGCCGTGGGCGCGTGCACGGCGAGCACTTTCGCGCGCGCATCCACGAGATCGCGCAGCTCCGCCTCGAGCTCGCCCTCTCCCAGGGCAAGTTCGCGTCCTCCATGGAGGTCGTCGAGACGGCGCGGCTGCACCTGCCGGTGCTCGAGGGCTTCGACGCGCCGCTCCACGCGGAGCTGCTCGGGATCGCCGAGGGCGCCGACCTCGACCCGGCCAAGCTGGTGGTGCTCAACCACTACACCGACCTGAAGGACGTCGACCCGAAGCGGCTCGATCCGTCGAAGGGCGGGGAGGGCACGGGCAACGAGGACGAGGACTGCTCGGTCGTGCTCGCCGGCACCCCGGAGGGCGTGTTCCTGGCGCAGACCTGGGACATGCACGGCAGCGTCGAGCCCTACGTGTGCCTGCTGAGCCTGCCCGAGCACGACGGCCGGCCGGCGCTCCACACCTTCACCATCACGGGCTGCCTCGCCCTCGCGGGCATGAACGCGCACGGCGTCGGGGTGAGCATCAACAACCTCAAGTCCCACGACGCGCGGGTCGGCGTGGTCTGGCCCGCCCTCGTCCGGCGCCTGCTCGCCGAGGACAACGCGAGCGCGGCCAAGCACGTGCTGATGACCGCGCCGATGTCGAGCGGCCACCACTACGCCATCTGCGACGGCGAGCGCGGCTATGGCGTGGAGACGAGCGGCGAGAAGAAGGCGGTGATCTTCGACGCCACCTTCGCGACCGAGCCCGGCGCCCGCCTCATCCACACCAACCACTGCGTCGACCCCGGCGTGGCGTCGGTGAGCTGGGTGAGCGACTGGTCGACGAGCTACGACCGGCACGACTGGCTCACCCGTTCCGTCGAGGCGCGGGCGATCGAGGGGCGCGACGACCTCTGGTCACGCCTCGCCACGCACGAGGGCTACCCCCGAAGCGTCTGCACGCACCTCGCGAGCGACGAGCAGCCGCACGCGATGAAGACCTGCGGCGCCATGCTCTGCGACTTCGGCAGCCGGACCCTCTACGCCCACCATGGTTGCATTCACGGCGTCATGCCGACGCCCTTCGGGTTCGACGCGTGAGCGAGGAGCCCTTCTTCTTCACCTGGAGCGTCCAGCGGGACGCTAAGGGGCTCGAGATCGTCGGCGGCGAAGGCGCGTTCTTCGACACCGCGGACGGAGAGCGCTGGCTCGACTTCGGGAGCCTCATCTATCACGCCAACCTCGGCCACGGGCACGGCCGAATGGTCGAGGCGATCAAGGCGCAGGCGGACCGCCTCTGCCTGACCATGCCCAAGGCGATCTACCCGGAGAAGCGCGCCCTCGCGCAGAAGCTCCTCGAGCTGGCTGGGCCCGAGTACGGGAAGGTCTTCTTCACGCTCGGCGGCAGCGAGGCGAACGAGAACGCGCTCAAGATGGCGCGTCTGTTCACCGGGCGGCACAAGACCATCAGCCGCTATCGCAGCTACCACGGGGCGTCGATGGGCGCGCTCTCGCTCACCGGTGACTACCGCCGGCCGCCGCTCGAGCCCGGGCTGCCCGGCGCGGTGAAGATGCTCGACTGCTACTGCGACGCCTGCCCCTTCGGCAAGACGGTCGACACCTGCGCGCGAGAGTGCGCCACGCAGCTCGACGAGATCCTGCCGATGGAGGCCAACGTCGCCGCGGTCTTCCTCGAGAGCGTCCCGGGCGCGAACGGCGTGCTCATCCCGCCCGACGACTACTGGCCGAAGGTGCGCGAGGCCTGCGATCGGCACGGCGCGCTGCTCGTGGCCGACGAGGTGCTCTGCGGCTTCGGCCGGACGGGGAAGTGGTTCGGCTACCAGCACTGGGACGTGTTGCCGGACATGATCACCGTCAGCAAGGGCCTGACCGGCGGCTACGGCGTGCTCGGCGCGGTGATCGTCAAGCGGCACGTCGCGGACTTCTTCGAGGAGCGCACCCTGCTCGCGGGTCTCACCCACTACGCGCACCCGCTCGGGGTCGCGGCCGCGCTCGAGGCGATCGCGGTGTACGAAGACGAGGGCCTCATCGAGCGCGCCGCCGCGCTCGGCCCGAAGCTCCTCGCCGCCCTGCGCGAGCTCGCCGTCTCCGAGCCCCGCGTCCGCCACGTCCGCGGCCTCGGCTTGCTCGCCGCGCTCGAGCTCGACGCCGACGACGCGACCCTCGCCCGTCTCGCCGGTGAGCTCGCCGCCCGCCGCCTCTACGTGCACGTCCGCTCGCGCGAGAAGACCCTCGTCATCGCGCCCCCGCTATGCATTCAGGAAGAATCGTTGCACGACGGGGTCCGCCGCATCGCGGACGCGCTCGGGTCAGTCTGACGGGCCGGCCCTCGGGAACCAGCGTCGCGTGGCCCGCCGCAGGACTCGCGCGTCCGCGAAGCCGAGGCGGGCGGCCAGCGCGTCCTGGGTGAGCGACTCCTCGACCGAGAGGCGCGCGAGCTCGTCGCGACGGACGGCGTCGAGCAGCGCCCGGAACGAGGCCCCCGCCTCGGCCAGGCGTCGGTGGAGGGTGCGCTCGCTGACGCCGCATCGTCTGGCGACGGCGGCTGCGCGGGTGTCGCGCTCGCCGAGCGCCGCGCGGAGCTCGAGGCGGACCCGCTCGGGCCAGCTCTGCGCGCGCATGGCATCACGCTCCGCCAGGAGGGTGGAGGCGTGGGCGAGCACGATCGGGCCCAGGCCGGGCTCGAGGGGGGCGAGGTTCGGGAGCGCGAGGTGGTCGCGGTCCATGAGCAGCTCGGTCGCGGGCTGCTCGAACGAGACTGGACACCGGAAGACGTCCTCGTAGGCGCCGAGCGGCGCGCGCGGGCGATGCGCGAACCGAACGGCGAGCGGAGAGAAGTCGCTGCCAGCCAGGATGCGCGCGGTGCCCACCATGTCGGCGAGGTGGAACTCGAGCGTCGACGCCAACGCTGGCGCCTCCGGGGTACGGAGCGCGACCGCGCCGCGCCCGACGACCTGCTCGAACGTGAACGCGTCGGTGACGAGCGGCCAGAAGGCGAGCATGGTCTCGATCGCGCCGCCCATGGTGGAGGCGGTTCGACACGCGAAGGCGACCGCGCTCTGACCGTGGGCCGGCGCGAGGGCCCCGCACCGTGCGGGAAACGCCGGGCCGAGCGCGCGGGTCGCCGTGTCGAGCATGCGCCGCACGTCGGCGGCGAGCACCACGCGCGCAGGGAGCGCGACGTCGCGCCCGCGCACGTCTGGGGGCAGCGGCAGCTCGAGGCCCTCGCGACCGGCGGCCGAACGGACGTGGTGTGCGCTGAGCGCGGTCTCGGTTGGCAGCGAGAGTCCGGTCATTGGCAGCGAGGGTCCGTTCGTCCCTGGCGGAGGCCACGCAGGCTGTTCGGCATGATCGAACGCCAACCTCTCTCGTTGCTTCTCTCCATCACGGGT from the Sandaracinaceae bacterium genome contains:
- a CDS encoding aminotransferase class III-fold pyridoxal phosphate-dependent enzyme; translated protein: MSEEPFFFTWSVQRDAKGLEIVGGEGAFFDTADGERWLDFGSLIYHANLGHGHGRMVEAIKAQADRLCLTMPKAIYPEKRALAQKLLELAGPEYGKVFFTLGGSEANENALKMARLFTGRHKTISRYRSYHGASMGALSLTGDYRRPPLEPGLPGAVKMLDCYCDACPFGKTVDTCARECATQLDEILPMEANVAAVFLESVPGANGVLIPPDDYWPKVREACDRHGALLVADEVLCGFGRTGKWFGYQHWDVLPDMITVSKGLTGGYGVLGAVIVKRHVADFFEERTLLAGLTHYAHPLGVAAALEAIAVYEDEGLIERAAALGPKLLAALRELAVSEPRVRHVRGLGLLAALELDADDATLARLAGELAARRLYVHVRSREKTLVIAPPLCIQEESLHDGVRRIADALGSV
- a CDS encoding AraC family transcriptional regulator ligand-binding domain-containing protein; protein product: MTGLSLPTETALSAHHVRSAAGREGLELPLPPDVRGRDVALPARVVLAADVRRMLDTATRALGPAFPARCGALAPAHGQSAVAFACRTASTMGGAIETMLAFWPLVTDAFTFEQVVGRGAVALRTPEAPALASTLEFHLADMVGTARILAGSDFSPLAVRFAHRPRAPLGAYEDVFRCPVSFEQPATELLMDRDHLALPNLAPLEPGLGPIVLAHASTLLAERDAMRAQSWPERVRLELRAALGERDTRAAAVARRCGVSERTLHRRLAEAGASFRALLDAVRRDELARLSVEESLTQDALAARLGFADARVLRRATRRWFPRAGPSD